A window of the Paenibacillus woosongensis genome harbors these coding sequences:
- the argC gene encoding N-acetyl-gamma-glutamyl-phosphate reductase, whose product MTVSGNASKVKVAIVGSTGYGGVELIRFLLGHPLAEITSVISASSAGVPITDGFPHLSEILVQDLDGVDPEEMAKKADIVFTATPSGVSSKLVPQLLEAGLKVIDLSGDFRIKDGSVYEAWYKHDAPDAGVLEQAVYGLSEINGDDVVGSEFISNPGCYPTATLLGLIPALSAGWIDPATIIIDAKSGVSGAGRGTSLMTHYAEINENFKAYKVNKHQHIPEIEQSLSQIAGEQVTVTFTTQLVPMTRGIMCTMYAQLKGAYTDEDLTELYRQYYEGRPFVRIREAGKWPATKEVFGSNYCDIGFAADPRTGRLTIISVIDNVVKGAAGQAIQNMNLMMGWDETTGLKLSPVYP is encoded by the coding sequence ATGACGGTGTCTGGAAATGCAAGCAAAGTAAAAGTGGCTATCGTTGGTTCCACAGGGTATGGCGGGGTAGAGCTGATTCGTTTTTTATTGGGACATCCGCTGGCGGAGATCACCTCTGTCATTTCGGCTTCAAGCGCCGGAGTACCGATTACGGATGGATTCCCGCATTTATCGGAAATCCTGGTTCAGGATCTGGACGGAGTAGACCCGGAGGAAATGGCCAAGAAGGCGGATATCGTATTTACGGCAACGCCGTCCGGAGTAAGCAGCAAGCTCGTGCCACAATTGCTGGAGGCGGGGCTTAAGGTTATCGATCTATCGGGAGATTTTCGCATCAAGGACGGTTCGGTCTATGAGGCCTGGTACAAACACGATGCCCCGGATGCTGGCGTACTGGAGCAAGCGGTATACGGGTTGAGCGAAATTAACGGCGACGATGTCGTTGGCTCGGAATTCATTTCAAATCCAGGGTGCTACCCGACAGCAACGCTGTTAGGGTTGATCCCGGCGTTAAGTGCAGGCTGGATTGATCCGGCGACGATTATTATTGACGCGAAGTCCGGGGTTTCCGGGGCCGGCCGCGGCACCAGCCTGATGACGCATTATGCGGAGATCAATGAGAATTTCAAGGCTTATAAAGTCAACAAGCATCAGCACATTCCAGAAATCGAGCAAAGTCTGTCGCAAATTGCGGGAGAGCAGGTGACCGTCACGTTTACGACGCAATTGGTGCCGATGACGAGGGGGATTATGTGCACGATGTACGCTCAGCTCAAAGGAGCTTATACCGATGAGGATTTAACCGAGCTGTATCGCCAGTATTATGAAGGCAGACCGTTCGTGCGGATTCGGGAGGCGGGTAAATGGCCGGCGACGAAGGAAGTATTCGGCTCGAACTACTGTGATATCGGCTTTGCCGCAGATCCTCGTACGGGAAGATTAACGATTATATCGGTTATCGATAACGTCGTAAAAGGTGCAGCAGGTCAGGCCATTCAGAATATGAATCTAATGATGGGTTGGGATGAGACGACGGGACTTAAGCTCAGTCCAGTTTATCCGTAA
- a CDS encoding YitT family protein gives MPSKSRKRRPGDYIPLSGPFRHALDTFMILIGAFITAMAFNLFLVPNHIASGGVSGLSIIAKSLFNIEPAFTQWALNIPLFAAGYLLLGRYYALRSLLGTVVLPLFVFLTKDWTAPTTDPLLASLYGGIGVGLGLGLVFRGRGSTGGLSIAAQIIQKYSGLSLSLCVVLMDGLVIVLAGIVLSPERALYALIGLYITGKFIDVVELGFNYTKVAYIIADKTDEIADAVLHHLDRGLTKLSAQGGYTGDDRTVLMVVVGQSEVTSLKTLVQTIEPTAFVIITNAHEVLGEGFSLVRGSKYNKSKNPG, from the coding sequence GTGCCATCAAAGTCACGCAAACGCAGGCCAGGGGACTATATCCCGTTAAGCGGCCCGTTCCGGCATGCGCTCGATACGTTCATGATCCTGATCGGGGCCTTCATCACCGCCATGGCCTTTAACTTGTTTCTTGTGCCGAATCACATTGCTTCCGGCGGTGTTTCCGGGCTATCGATTATTGCCAAGTCGCTTTTTAATATTGAACCGGCATTTACCCAATGGGCGCTGAATATCCCGTTATTTGCTGCAGGATACCTTTTGCTAGGAAGATATTATGCGCTCCGTTCGCTGCTGGGGACGGTAGTCCTGCCGCTGTTTGTGTTTTTGACCAAGGATTGGACGGCGCCTACAACGGATCCGCTTCTGGCCTCCTTGTATGGAGGGATTGGCGTCGGCCTGGGGCTAGGCCTTGTGTTTCGGGGACGGGGCTCCACCGGAGGACTATCCATCGCAGCGCAAATCATTCAGAAATACAGCGGGCTTAGCCTATCCCTTTGCGTAGTATTGATGGATGGGCTGGTCATTGTTCTGGCCGGCATCGTGTTGTCGCCGGAGCGGGCGCTGTATGCCTTAATCGGCCTTTATATTACGGGGAAGTTCATCGACGTTGTGGAGCTCGGCTTCAATTACACGAAGGTGGCTTATATTATAGCCGATAAAACCGATGAGATCGCAGATGCCGTGCTGCATCATCTTGACCGGGGACTCACCAAACTGTCCGCGCAGGGCGGCTATACTGGAGATGACCGGACCGTATTGATGGTCGTAGTCGGACAGAGTGAAGTGACGAGCCTGAAAACGCTGGTGCAGACGATCGAACCAACGGCATTTGTCATCATTACCAATGCCCATGAGGTACTGGGCGAGGGATTCTCGCTGGTCCGGGGGAGCAAATACAATAAATCGAAGAATCCGGGGTAA
- the prfB gene encoding peptide chain release factor 2 (programmed frameshift), giving the protein MIDPSIKQDMREIAKKLSNLRGSLDLDLKHEMIANYEDKMAAPDFWDDNDKAQGIIAELNAIKSSVDQYEALQREYDDTALMAELAEEEGDEELAADIGGSVEALLKKLEDFELQLLLNSPYDKMNAILELHPGAGGTESQDWGQMLLRMYTRWAEKHGFKVETLDYLPGDEAGIKSVTLLIKGYNAYGYLKAEKGVHRLVRISPFDSSGRRHTSFVSCDVVPEITEDVDIEIRSEDLKIDTYRASGAGGQHINTTDSAVRITHLPTGIVVTCQNERSQIKNRERAMTMLRSKLLERKLEEQQKELDEIRGEQSDIAWGSQIRSYVFHPYSMVKDHRTSVESGNVGAVMDGELDPFIDGYLRSQIKTEPKN; this is encoded by the exons ATGATCGACCCGAGCATCAAGCAGGATATGCGGGAAATCGCAAAGAAACTATCCAATCTTAGGGGGTCTCTT GACTTAGATCTTAAGCATGAAATGATAGCCAACTACGAGGACAAGATGGCAGCCCCGGATTTCTGGGACGACAATGACAAAGCGCAGGGCATCATTGCCGAGCTGAATGCCATCAAGTCCTCGGTAGACCAATACGAAGCGCTGCAGCGGGAGTATGATGATACGGCGTTGATGGCCGAACTTGCCGAGGAAGAGGGCGACGAAGAGCTTGCGGCCGATATCGGCGGCTCCGTTGAAGCGCTGCTGAAGAAGCTGGAGGATTTCGAGCTCCAGCTTCTGCTCAACTCGCCGTACGATAAGATGAACGCTATTCTGGAGCTGCATCCTGGAGCGGGCGGCACCGAGTCGCAGGACTGGGGCCAAATGCTGCTGCGGATGTATACCCGCTGGGCGGAGAAGCATGGCTTCAAGGTCGAGACGCTGGATTATCTTCCAGGTGACGAGGCGGGGATCAAAAGTGTTACGCTGCTGATCAAAGGATACAATGCCTATGGCTACCTGAAGGCAGAGAAAGGGGTACACCGCTTGGTGCGAATTTCTCCGTTCGATTCTTCGGGGAGAAGGCATACCTCATTCGTATCCTGTGACGTCGTACCGGAGATTACGGAGGACGTGGATATCGAAATCCGGTCAGAGGATTTGAAGATCGATACGTACCGGGCAAGCGGGGCCGGCGGACAGCACATCAATACGACGGATTCCGCCGTACGGATTACTCACCTGCCGACAGGTATCGTGGTGACGTGTCAGAATGAACGTTCCCAGATCAAGAACAGAGAGCGGGCCATGACGATGCTCCGTTCCAAATTGCTCGAGCGCAAGCTGGAGGAGCAGCAAAAGGAATTGGACGAAATCCGCGGCGAACAGTCGGATATCGCCTGGGGCAGCCAAATCCGATCCTATGTGTTCCATCCTTACAGCATGGTGAAGGATCACCGCACATCGGTAGAGTCCGGCAACGTAGGGGCCGTCATGGACGGGGAGCTTGATCCGTTTATCGATGGATATTTGCGCAGCCAAATCAAGACCGAGCCCAAAAACTAA
- the secA gene encoding preprotein translocase subunit SecA — translation MLGIVKKIFGDTNERDVKRLMKTVDLINTLEPKFEALSDEQLQGKTAEFRERIEKGETLDELLPEAFATVREASRRTLGMRHFDVQLIGGMALHEGRIAEMKTGEGKTLVGTLPVYLNALLGKGVHVVTVNDYLAQRDSEQMGQIYNFLGMTVGVNLSGMEHADKQEAYACDITYGTNNEFGFDYLRDNMVLYKEQMVQRPLYFCIIDEVDSILIDEARTPLIISGQAQKSTELYYAADRFIKRLVPEEDFTVDIKVKAVSLTEKGVAKAEKAFGIDNLYDHAHVTLNHHIVQALKANVIMRRDVDYVVTEDEVMIVDEFTGRLMAGRRYSEGLHQAIEAKEGIEVQNESMTLATITFQNYFRMYRKLAGMTGTAKTEEEEFKKIYGLEVLQVPTNRPNRRIDMPDVVYKSEEGKFKAVVEEIVKRHKEKQPILVGTVSIENSERLSEMLKRKGVQHKVLNAKYHAEEAEIISRAGEPNSVTIATNMAGRGTDILLGEGVAEIGGLHIIGTERHESRRIDNQLRGRAGRQGDPGSTQFYLSLGDELMKRFGADNVLNMMERLGFEEDQPIESKMITRAVESAQKRVEGNNFDVRKIVLQYDDVMNQQREIIYKQRRELLESDNIKQIIIDMIKAVIERVVEAHTADEIPENWELQDVAEYMNAKMLDEGAITKDELWGKEPEEMVEYIFSKVMTKYDTREEALGPEMVREFEKVIALRAVDSKWMDHIDAMDQLRQGIHLRAYGGTDPLREYQFEGFEMFNQMVASIQEEVATYIMKAHVESNQERQAVVDESKISTSGEPAEKRPVQRGDQIGRNDPCPCGSGKKYKHCHGQNA, via the coding sequence ATGCTAGGAATAGTGAAGAAGATATTTGGCGACACGAATGAACGTGATGTCAAACGTCTTATGAAGACGGTGGACTTAATCAATACATTAGAACCGAAATTTGAGGCGCTGTCGGACGAGCAGCTGCAGGGCAAAACGGCCGAGTTCCGCGAACGGATCGAGAAGGGCGAGACATTGGATGAACTTCTTCCCGAAGCGTTTGCGACGGTTAGGGAAGCTTCGCGCAGAACGCTGGGCATGCGCCATTTTGACGTACAGCTGATCGGGGGGATGGCCCTCCATGAAGGCCGTATCGCCGAGATGAAAACCGGTGAAGGTAAAACATTGGTAGGTACCTTGCCGGTTTATTTGAATGCGCTCCTGGGCAAAGGCGTTCATGTCGTTACGGTCAACGACTATCTGGCTCAGCGCGACAGCGAGCAGATGGGACAGATCTATAATTTCCTCGGCATGACTGTCGGGGTGAATCTCAGCGGGATGGAGCATGCGGACAAGCAAGAAGCTTACGCCTGCGACATTACCTACGGAACGAACAATGAGTTCGGGTTCGACTATTTGCGCGATAACATGGTTCTGTACAAAGAGCAGATGGTTCAGCGTCCGCTTTATTTCTGTATCATTGACGAAGTGGACTCGATTCTGATCGACGAGGCGCGCACGCCGCTGATCATTTCTGGACAAGCTCAGAAATCGACGGAGCTGTATTACGCAGCAGACCGTTTTATTAAGAGACTTGTGCCTGAAGAGGACTTTACGGTTGATATTAAAGTTAAAGCAGTATCCTTGACCGAAAAAGGGGTGGCCAAAGCCGAGAAGGCTTTTGGCATCGACAATCTCTATGACCATGCCCATGTCACGTTGAACCACCATATCGTTCAAGCGCTTAAGGCGAATGTCATTATGCGCCGCGACGTAGACTATGTCGTAACCGAAGACGAAGTCATGATCGTCGACGAGTTTACGGGCCGCTTGATGGCGGGACGCCGGTACAGCGAAGGGCTGCATCAGGCGATCGAAGCCAAAGAAGGCATCGAGGTACAGAACGAGAGCATGACGCTGGCGACCATTACGTTCCAGAACTATTTCCGTATGTACCGCAAACTGGCGGGAATGACCGGTACGGCGAAGACCGAGGAAGAAGAGTTCAAGAAGATCTACGGCCTCGAAGTGCTGCAGGTGCCGACAAACCGTCCAAACCGCCGGATCGATATGCCGGATGTCGTGTATAAGAGCGAGGAAGGCAAATTCAAGGCTGTCGTCGAGGAAATCGTAAAACGGCACAAAGAGAAGCAGCCGATTCTTGTCGGTACGGTATCGATCGAGAATTCCGAGCGTCTCTCCGAAATGCTGAAGCGCAAAGGCGTCCAGCATAAAGTGCTCAACGCGAAATACCATGCTGAAGAAGCGGAGATCATTTCACGCGCAGGGGAGCCGAACTCCGTGACCATCGCTACGAACATGGCGGGCCGCGGTACGGACATCCTGCTTGGCGAAGGGGTAGCCGAAATCGGCGGTTTGCATATTATAGGTACCGAACGCCATGAATCGCGCCGGATCGATAACCAGCTTCGCGGACGTGCGGGCCGTCAGGGCGATCCGGGCTCCACACAGTTCTATCTGTCGCTCGGCGATGAGCTGATGAAGCGCTTCGGTGCGGATAACGTGCTCAACATGATGGAGCGCCTTGGTTTCGAAGAAGATCAGCCGATCGAGAGCAAGATGATCACGCGCGCCGTGGAATCCGCCCAGAAACGGGTCGAAGGCAACAACTTCGATGTGCGCAAGATCGTCCTGCAATATGACGACGTCATGAACCAGCAGCGCGAAATCATCTATAAACAGCGCCGGGAGCTGCTTGAATCTGATAACATCAAGCAAATTATTATCGATATGATCAAAGCGGTTATCGAGCGGGTGGTCGAAGCGCATACGGCCGACGAAATCCCAGAGAACTGGGAGCTGCAGGACGTAGCGGAGTACATGAACGCCAAAATGCTGGATGAAGGCGCGATTACGAAAGATGAGCTGTGGGGCAAAGAGCCCGAAGAAATGGTTGAATATATTTTCTCTAAAGTGATGACCAAATACGATACACGCGAGGAAGCGCTCGGGCCGGAAATGGTTCGCGAATTTGAGAAGGTTATCGCGCTTCGTGCCGTGGACAGCAAGTGGATGGATCACATCGACGCCATGGATCAGCTGCGCCAAGGTATCCATTTGCGGGCATACGGCGGTACCGATCCGCTTCGCGAATATCAATTCGAGGGCTTTGAAATGTTCAACCAGATGGTAGCCAGCATCCAAGAAGAGGTTGCCACATATATTATGAAAGCACACGTTGAGAGCAATCAGGAGCGCCAGGCGGTTGTGGACGAGAGCAAAATCTCCACCAGCGGCGAGCCCGCGGAGAAACGTCCGGTTCAACGCGGCGACCAGATTGGACGCAACGATCCATGTCCATGCGGCAGCGGCAAGAAATACAAACACTGCCACGGGCAGAATGCATAA
- the hpf gene encoding ribosome hibernation-promoting factor, HPF/YfiA family, with protein MNFSIRGQQIEVTDALRDYVDKKLSRLDKYFEAPPTSEGYVTLSVVRGLHTVEVTIPLTGVVLRAEDRSDDMYASIDAVVDKLERQIRKHKTKINRKFRQEGSLKSLFVENGGSVAVDEADSDDLEVVRTKRFTMKPMDVEEAILQMNMVGHNFFVFSNIDTKELNVVYRRNDGKYGLIEQD; from the coding sequence ATGAATTTTAGTATTCGTGGACAGCAAATTGAAGTGACTGACGCACTGCGAGATTACGTAGATAAGAAGCTCAGTCGACTTGACAAGTACTTTGAAGCACCCCCTACCTCAGAAGGCTACGTCACGTTAAGTGTCGTACGCGGTTTGCATACGGTGGAGGTTACGATTCCTCTAACCGGCGTCGTGCTTCGCGCTGAGGATCGCAGTGATGACATGTATGCATCGATTGATGCCGTCGTGGACAAGCTCGAACGCCAAATCCGCAAGCATAAGACGAAGATCAATCGCAAGTTCCGTCAGGAAGGCAGTCTGAAGAGCCTGTTCGTTGAGAATGGCGGTTCCGTCGCCGTGGATGAAGCGGACAGCGATGATCTGGAAGTCGTCCGCACGAAGCGGTTCACAATGAAACCAATGGACGTGGAAGAAGCCATACTGCAAATGAATATGGTCGGCCATAATTTCTTTGTATTCTCCAACATCGATACCAAAGAACTGAACGTTGTCTATAGACGGAATGACGGGAAATATGGTTTGATCGAGCAGGATTAG
- a CDS encoding cold shock domain-containing protein, translating into MQGKVKWFNAEKGYGFIETEEGADVFVHFSAIQSEGFKTLEEGQSVEFEIVEGARGPQAANVIKL; encoded by the coding sequence ATGCAAGGTAAAGTGAAATGGTTTAACGCAGAGAAGGGTTATGGCTTTATTGAGACTGAAGAAGGCGCAGACGTGTTCGTACACTTCTCGGCGATTCAATCCGAAGGCTTCAAAACGCTGGAAGAAGGACAATCTGTAGAGTTCGAGATCGTTGAAGGCGCTCGCGGACCGCAAGCGGCTAACGTAATCAAATTATAA
- a CDS encoding CatB-related O-acetyltransferase, with amino-acid sequence MIKFKAACDDSIRSFVFNNGGKQEFPILSLGRNSYINEINIQIAPGNEIANVHIGNFCSIAYNVNLLIDRNHDYKSISTSPLLEEVRKLPRRGQIIIGHDVWIGNDATILSGVRIGNGAVIGAGTVVAKDVPPYSIVVGNPMKIHRYRFEPEQIARLQNIKWWNWSSHTIEENRSWFGQDIEDFIAKFDEQISEPTDILSLEKKSTAVLFIPDFYEKYPIFKKVISEFIANFSSSDDISLLLRIEQNDEFDHNVDLIRQIISTKDNLPDILIINDIITDEKILFAQADYFITTRSLDTMRYIEFADEFGVDLISGVDYPLFSSITLKSDSPLKGEE; translated from the coding sequence ATGATTAAGTTTAAAGCAGCTTGTGATGATTCGATCAGATCTTTCGTTTTTAATAATGGAGGCAAGCAAGAGTTTCCTATACTAAGTCTCGGTAGAAATAGCTATATAAATGAAATAAATATTCAAATCGCTCCCGGAAATGAAATAGCAAATGTTCACATTGGGAATTTCTGTTCAATTGCTTATAATGTTAATTTACTTATAGATAGGAATCATGATTATAAATCAATTTCTACTTCTCCTTTGCTTGAAGAAGTTAGGAAACTACCAAGAAGAGGGCAAATTATTATTGGACATGATGTTTGGATTGGTAACGATGCTACGATTTTATCCGGAGTTCGTATCGGTAATGGCGCTGTAATTGGGGCAGGCACTGTAGTTGCTAAAGACGTCCCTCCATATTCTATAGTTGTGGGAAATCCGATGAAAATACATAGATATAGATTCGAGCCAGAACAAATAGCAAGACTGCAGAATATCAAGTGGTGGAATTGGTCCAGTCATACAATTGAAGAAAATAGAAGTTGGTTCGGCCAAGATATTGAGGATTTTATAGCAAAGTTCGACGAGCAGATCTCTGAGCCTACCGATATATTATCGTTGGAAAAAAAATCGACAGCAGTGTTGTTTATCCCGGATTTCTATGAAAAGTACCCTATTTTCAAAAAAGTAATTTCAGAGTTTATTGCTAACTTTTCATCTAGCGATGATATATCATTATTACTCAGAATTGAACAGAATGATGAATTCGATCATAATGTCGACCTAATCCGACAGATAATTTCGACAAAAGATAATCTGCCAGACATTTTAATAATAAACGATATTATTACTGACGAAAAAATTTTATTTGCGCAGGCTGATTATTTTATAACTACAAGAAGTTTAGACACCATGAGATACATAGAATTTGCCGATGAGTTTGGCGTTGATTTGATTTCTGGAGTTGATTATCCTTTATTCTCCAGCATCACCCTAAAAAGCGATTCCCCTTTGAAGGGAGAAGAATAG